A window of Dermacentor andersoni chromosome 4, qqDerAnde1_hic_scaffold, whole genome shotgun sequence genomic DNA:
AACgcgttcgtgtgcttttcttctactgttctttctcgcctcgtacatgaaatttgttaaaaaatattAATTTTCGTAAAGAAACTCGGCCGCTTTTGTTTCTCGCGTTGAAATACCGATGTTCCATGCCTGTCTCATGGTGGCTAGAATGCGTGCTAGAGCAGGGGGCTTCCGTCACGTTCGACCGCTGGGTTTCGGCAGGCAGTGCACGCCACATCATTCGATGACACAGTCTTCGTTGCTGATATTTCAAATAAGGCTGTGCGCCAAGTATGGAGGGTCGTCAAAGAACAGCGCGCAGATGAACATGCAAGTGCGATCCTGcaagatttcttttttgtttttatattgtGAAAAATGTAACTGCTTGGCTGACAGAAATTAAGACCGAATGCAGCCAGAACTGCCGAAGTCCTACGTTTGTAATAACCAGATCATAAATGCAGAACACGAACACATTAGGATACATTTATCAGCAAACGTCCAATCCATGATGTAGGTCTCCTCACTGATGCGCTGCAGTGTTCTTTAGAGGTTAAAATCTAAAGGTTACAAGGCACTTTGCGCTGAATTAACCTTTAAATCCGTCAATTTTGACTCTTGTAACCTATAGTtatatatatacgtaacaacATTTAATTAAAACATCAACATATTTCGCATGTAACCTTTATTTTATAAGTTACTCGTGATTACAGGTTACCATAAAaggtaccgtgctaagagtgtaccTTGCTTCTCAGTAATCACCTCATTTTACTACCACATATTAAATGACTTGAGATCGATTTTCATCTCCACAAGTGAGGATTTGATCCAGTGGGTAATGATAAAAGTGTCGGACTCGTTCGTAGCTTATGCGCCCTAGGAACTCATAGCCACTACAGTACATGTGGCCTTATGAATGAGGAGGCGTGAACGGATAAAACAAGGAGAAACGTGCTTTAATAAGACGTTAGGTCTCTTTCGCTTACCTTGCTACAACGGTTTGCCATGTCAGAACGCACCCCTCTCCCATAAAAAAACAGCCTGAAATCCGTACCCCGATTCCATTACCTTAAGTGTGTATGTGTGAGATGCGGCAGAAAAAGAGCGTGAGAGACATTTTTTCCGTCCGATTGATATTTTATATACAGGGTGATTTTTGTCACTTTTGAAGATATTTGTTTTAAATACTTAGCTACGTCGGTGTGGTCTTCTGAGCTGGACTGTACAGCAAGGCAGCCATTAGGTACCTCAAATGTATCTGTAGTTACATAATTAACTTTGACTCACTTTTCTATTTTTCATCAAAGAAGCAAGGTAGGTTATGTTGCACAATTGATGGTCGTCAACTTTGAATGACCTGTTTTAAATATTCCTAAATGGCAGTATCATTCGAGACATCGACCAACAAAAATACACATATGAAAGCTCGTTGAGTCAGCTTTCCACCATTGCATATTCATAGAAAAATCGCTTCTCGCACTTCTAATGCATGCAGCAAGTACAGACGCAGTTAGTGTATTTTTATGATGTATAAGTTAACTAGATTTCGGCGGGAATACGATGAGCAGTTACGGCATTGTATAGTTAGGTAAAGTGGGCCAGCCAGTTGAACAAGCTTTCCTTCGATACTTCGAAATACATTGCCGAgtaacaaaatttaaaaataagCCTAACCTTCGATGTTGACAGATAAATTTTGCGATACAACCTTCCCTTTAAAGCAGAAATAGTAAAGTTTGTTACCTAAATTAAGCTGATTAATCGTCTAATTATTCATCCTTATGAGGTACATAATGTCCACTTTGCAGTACAATCCAGCACAATAGAAAGCATCGGCGCATTTCTCACACTTTTTAAAATAGAAGGCtgcaaaggtaaaaaaaaattagcgcTTATAATACAGTTGCGTGCTTGTCACTTGCTTTGTTTTTGGTGTTGCGCTTTAttataacaaaacaacaaagtacCTGATCTCAGACCTTCACGTTTACTAGAATGCATCCTTGACTGTATGCTCTTGCATTAGCCTCCCAGCAGAACTAATAGACAGCACACAGGCGTGATCCCTAGCTGCTGTACTGTTAACTATAGAGACAAAAGGTTTCTTTATGATGTCTCGCTGTTTGACACATATTTTCAAAAATGAGACTGGATAATGAGGGCATGTTATTACGTCAGTCAATGGTAGATCAATTATTAATTTCTTGTACTACAATGTTGCTAAAACTCCCTACCTTAAAGCAAATTTTCTTCGGTGCTGCTCCTATACTACAGCACACTACCAAATATCTTTAGCGTTACTGCGTCCCAGTGCTAGTTCAATGCCAAACTGAAGAAATGCCAACTTTCACCTCTATAAGCAAACTTCATTGATAGTATGATATTCTCGATGAACACGCACACTGTTCAAAAAGCTTTTCAGTTGAAGTGCATTTTCTTCGCATACTGTCAGTTTAGCAGCGTAGTAACCGCTTTTCTAAATAAGGTTTTGGAAGATTGGCAGACTGCAGTATGCATTTGCGCAGGGCGTGCTGTTACGTCAGACAAGTGTACAAGTGAGTGAACATTGGCTTCAGTTCTTACCTCTGTGTGAATTCCAAGCACAGGCTCGTCTCCTTCTGGTACTGGATGTTAAAAGCAAAATGGGCAAAGAACAGCAGCTTGAAGGCCTCGTCTGGCTTCGATGCATGAAGTACTGGATGGGTGTCCACGCAGATTGTGTATGAATTAGCAGTGAGAAAAGTCCATCCTAGAAAAGAGTTGGAAGGAAGAATTATTATTCGCTTTGTCCTTCTGTTTTCATTATGTCTTTCAGTTACGCGTACAGTCTCTCTATTCAGAGGGGTGGGTCCATCACCATTAGGTTTAGGAAGATAAGTGAAAAACGAGGAAGGGATAACGACGAAGATTGCATTGGCCTATACATGATAGGCACATCGAGCCAACAATACTCATTAACCATTTCAATCAGCGGGAAGTGTCTTTTAATAAAATGCATACATTTGTCTAATATAATAAAGATTTGCATTTCGGACAAGGTAGCACCATTTAGTGCatttttcagcaattttttttttatgaactgcCCCTTTAGTCAGTCATCAGTATATTACCTTTCGCGCAGATGAAAGGACAGCTTGGCAGATCCCCCAAGTCATCGTCGCTGGCCGTCTCCTTACATGAAAAATCCAATTCACATGTGCATTAGCGTTAGGATCGGTGAATGGGatgtaataaaagaaaaatgttgcCTTAAGTCCTCAACACAGACGCCATTTCACTTAATATGAGTTACCATTGCGTCGCACGCTAAAACACACCGCAGCAAGTCTGCTGGCTTTGAGGATAAATTTTTGTTTATGGGCAAGGTTGACATAAAACTTCCAGATTTTTCTGTTATCTCAGTACATATGTTAGAGACGTAGGTTTAAAACAATCACTGCACTACTGTTATAAAAGGCAGTGCTGACTTGGTTATTGGGAGGAATAAATTAATGGGATACTTCACATTGTGCATTAACGTGCGACGACTGAAAGGAAATAATGCAAACTACATTTGTCAGTTTTTACCTCTGTTAGCTTGTAGAACAGCTCTTTGTCTTCTCCGAAGATTGCGAGCAGTAGTAGTGGCATGGCTTCGTATTCAACTGCCATTGACTTCCTGTTAGTTTTGGCAGCTTCTATTTCTTGGAGACAAGACTTCACACATTCTTTTTTGACTTGGCTGTGTGCGTAACGAAAAACTTGCCGTCCAACAGTCTTTAGTCGGTCATCAAAAGTCTGTGCAACATTTGAGCCTAGCAAGATGTTTACGTGGTTGGTCAGGTGCTTTGCCTGAAACAGAAATGGCCAGCTTCGCTCAATGTCTCGAATATTTTTGGATGCATTGATAAGTTGACGTTGTGATGCATAAGTCTCCGACATGAGCTGTGCAACCATGGCCTAATCTGGAAACGCAAGCCTGAACTGCGACAGCAGGTCGTCTTTTTTATTCTGTGAGTCAGCGGTCTCGTCAGATGGAAGCTTTGGTTGCCATGCCACACACCCATACGAGTTTCTCTGAATCTTCACTCGTTTGACACGCAAGTCCAGTTCATCGTCCGGTTCGAACTGATGTGGCTGCTCAGAGCTTGGCCTTCGTTTGTTGTTAACACAGTTTTCAAGTTTCCACAAGAGTGTCTCAATACCCGAGCCAATTACTGCCCCATTTAGGGTGTCCTCGAATGTCTTCGGGTAATGGCTGACAATTTCAGCTGCGATGGCCCTCAAGATCTTGCGACCTGGCTTCCTAATTATGGCAAGAATATGGTCACTCACAAGTCGTACCATTTCATTCAAGTCGCTCTTTACTGGACGCTTCCCTTCTTGGCAAGCCTTCATAAGTTGTGGTGGGAAAACCTCCCAAGATGTAGAAAAGCTTGCACCCTGTGTGCTTGTAGGCGATTGAATGTCGTTTGGAGAAAGTGACACTGGTGGGTTAGGCGTAGCCGCTGAGTGAAACCTTTCAAGAAGAATCCTTCTTCTGATGGGCTTTAAAAATTGCAAGTCCTCTTCAACCACATACTTCAGATGTTCCAGGGACTCTACACCACATTGCTGCAGCTTCTGGACTGTCAGCTCTACAGTCTCCTTGTCCAGGGCTGGCAGCCAGTTGGAAATTCGTTGTTCCAACTCCATTAAACACAGTTCAAACTCCATCAAGTAATCCATGCTTCAAAACAAAAACAGGATAACTGCAGCGGGCAAGGTTGTACTGGATTAATGGTGTGTTGTCAAGTAAGCTGTCGAGCTCAATGCACTTGATTGGGCCGTCATTACTTAAGATGTTAAAATACTGCATTCCTGGTTCATATGATGTACTAACAgtttttacaagaaaaaaatgccGGGCATCTTTTGACAGGATCAACTGTATTTCCCCAAACTTTAGTTCGCCGTTCTGCCGTGACATTACAACTAGCATTTTGCACTCATACAACAGACCCGGAATAGTTGGTTGCTGTGTTGAGAAAATTTCCCCTTCATCAGAAACAACTTCCCGAACTTCGTTCTGAATTTCAGGACTGCAAAGGCTGATCATGAAAGTAGATGCGTTGTCGAGAACGTCAGTACTGCTTCCTGTGTTCTTGTAAGCTTGGAAAAGCTGATGCCGCTGAGATAAAGTCAGCGTTAAATTCTTGAAATTTTGACAGTTTCTAGCACATTTCTTGAAGTAGCTGTATTTGCTCTCGCATCGCATTGTCCACAATCTGATCAGGGGACCAAACTGCATA
This region includes:
- the LOC126537770 gene encoding uncharacterized protein isoform X2 gives rise to the protein MVAQLMSETYASQRQLINASKNIRDIERSWPFLFQAKHLTNHVNILLGSNVAQTFDDRLKTVGRQVFRYAHSQVKKECVKSCLQEIEAAKTNRKSMAVEYEAMPLLLLAIFGEDKELFYKLTEETASDDDLGDLPSCPFICAKGWTFLTANSYTICVDTHPVLHASKPDEAFKLLFFAHFAFNIQYQKETSLCLEFTQRAIAGINPARGTKVQKNGGKQHCLSPRVAALVTALKDYDF